TGCGATCGAGTCCCTGATCGGGCAGCACCGCTATTTCATCCTCCACGCCCCGCGCCAGACCGGCAAAACATCGTCGCTACTGGCCCTGGCGCACCATTTGAACAGCGGGGAGCGTTACCACTGCGTCTACATCAACGTCGAGCCGGCCCAGGCGGCGCGTGAGGACGTGGCCGGGGCAATGCAGGCGATCCTGAGCGGATTGGGGAGTTGGGCGCGGCACATCGCGGGCGACCCCTATCCGGGCGAGATCTGGCCCGGGGTCCTGGCGGAGGCGGGCGCCTACGACGCCTTTGGTGAGGTGCTTAGCCGCTGGGCCATGCACAGCGACCGGCCCTTGGTGCTCCTGATCGACGAAATCGACGCGTTGATCGGGGACACCCTGATCGCCGTGCTGCGCCAACTGCGCGCCGGCTATGCCAAGCGCCCCGCCGCCTTCCCCCAGACCGTGGTCCTGTGCGGGGTACGCGACGTACGCGACTACCGCATCCACTCTGCCCGCTCCCAGGAGATTATCACCGGCGGCAGCGCTTTCAACATCAAGGCCGAATCGATTCGCCTGGGCAACTTCACGGCTGCGGACGTCGCCTCCCTCTACCGCCAGCACACCGCCGAGACCGGTCAGTCCTTCAGCCCGCAGGCCATTGCCCTGATTTGGGATCTGACCCGCGGCCAGCCCTGGCTGGTCAATGCCCTGGGCTACCAGCTCTGTTTCCGCGACCCGACCACCCGCAACCGGGCGGTCACGATTACCGCCGCGCTGGTCGAGCAGGCCAAGGAGACCCTGATTGCGCGCCGCGACACCCACCTCGATCAGCTCGCCGACAAGTTGCGCGAGCCGCGGGTGCGGCGCGTTATCGCCCCCATTCTGGCCGGCGACAACGCGCCGGGTCAGTTGCCGGTGGATGACGTGCAATATGTCCGTGATCTCGGTCTCATCACCACCGACGGCCAGCTCGAGATCGCCAATCCGATTTACCGCGAGGTCATCCCCCGGGAGTTGACCTATACCACCAGCCTCACCATCACCGAGCAGCCCGCTTGGTACATTGCCCCCGACGGCCGCCTGGATCTGCCCAAACTGATCGCTGCTTTCCAGGTCTTCTTCCGCGAGCATTCCGAGCATTGGATCGAGCGCTTCGACTACAAGGAGGCCGGTCCGCAACTGCTGCTCCAAGCCTTCCTGCAGCGCATCGTCAATGGCGGCGGACGCATCGAGCGCGAATACGGCCTGGGGCGGATGCGCACCGACCTCTTCATCCTCTGGCCCTATGGCTCAGGCCAGGTGCAGAAGGCGGTGCTGGAACTGAAGATCCTGCACAAGGGGCTCGCGCAGACGATCGCCGCGGGTTTGGCGCAGATCTACGAGTATCGGGACCGCTGCGGCGCGGATGAGGCCCATCTGCTGATCTTCGACCGCAGCGCGCGGGCCTGGAGCGAGAAGGTGTTTCGTCGCAGCGAGCAATTCCGGGGGGTTGGGATCGAGATCTGGGGCATTTAGGGGTGGCGCAAGGGATGGGTTTCGCTGCGCTCTACCCATCCGGGACTACTTGGCCAGCCGCGGCGCTGGGCCGCGGGATCAGCCGCTGCGCGTCCATCACCATCCGCCCGTCGTGCCAATCCAGATGGTGCAGGGCGCGCCAGTCGCTGCTCGCCGCCGCGTTCGCCTGCCAGATGGGCCTTTCCCGAAACCGCTTCGGGGTCAGTTCCAGGACCTCGTTGAGCGCCAGGCCAAAGCCGTAGCGGGGCACCGAGACCTGGGCCGGGCGCAGCAGTCGGCCCGCCTGGTCGACGAAGACCCGGCCCGCGGGGCGCGCGCCGACATAGTCGCGCACCAGTGGGTTGCCGGGATGAGGGGTCCAGCGGTCACTGAGCGGGGACTCGGCGTGGAAGGCGAAGAGTGAGTCGTTGATCCGCGCCCGGCCCTGGCGGGCACTGCACAAGAGCCACCAGCGGCCCTGGTGCTCGAACAGGGTGGCATCGGCCGCCTGGAGGCCGTCGAGCAGGGTGCCGGCCCGGGTCCAACCGAAGGGGAAATTGTGGCAGCGGTAGAGGTCGACCCGGCGTGCGGCGGCGGACTCGGGGACCATGTAGAGGTCGCCCTGAAAGCTGAACAGGAAGGGGTAGGAGAGGTGGCGGTCCTCGTCCAGGACCGGCACCGCCGGCCCCAGGGGGTTCAGGTCCGCCCCCAGTTCCAGGGCGCTGATCCGTCCGCGCCCGGTGTGGAAGGGGTATTCCTCCATGAAGATGAAGCGCCGCCCGGCCTGCGACCAGGCGAAGGGGTCGGCCCAGAAGCAGTCCGCCGGGGGATAGAGCGGGGTCAGGCCTGCCGGGTCCGGGGTGCACCAGGCGTTGCGCTCACACTCGCCGGCGAGTAGAAACCACTGGGGCCAGTGGGTCCGCTCGTCGTGTTCATCGCGGCGCTTTTGCCAGGCGCGGGCGAGGCGCTGATGGAGGTGTCGCAGCGCCTTCATCCGCCGTCTCCGTCGCCTTGGGTAACATAGAGCCCGGCGCCGGCCGACGGGAGGGCGCGGATCAGCAGCGGCTGGGCCCGACCGGACTTGGTGAGCCGCGGGCCGAAGCCCATGGACCCCAGGCAGGCCGCGATCCCGTCCCCGCAGGCGAAGGTCTCCACCCGCTCGGCCCGCTGCGCGCGCAGCCGGTACAAGGCCCCGCCGATCAGGGCGCGGAGCGCCGCGGGGTCCCTCGGCGCGGTCAACAGGTCCACGAGCTTGGCCCAGCGCCGCCGCCCCTTGTCATAGGTGAGCAGGACGCAATAGCCGCGCAGACGCTCCCTGTTGCCGACGGTGATGACCTGATAGTCGTTGAGCGGGTGGCGGCGATATCGCCAGTTCAGGGTCGCGGCATCGCGCCGACAGATCGCCGGGTACTGGCCCCGGACCTCCTCCCAGAGGCGATCGAAACGCCCGTCGAAGCCACCCTCCAGTACCTCCAGCGGCAGCCGCGGACGGGGGCCAAGGGGCAGTCCCAGGTCGGCCGCCGCGCCGAGCAGGCGGCCGAGCGGCACCCCTAGGGACCGTTGCAGGGTATGCCGCAGCGAGACCCGCCGGTGCATGGACCCGCTGCCCGCGGCGGCCGTAAAGCCGACCCGCTCCAGGATCGTCGTCATGGGGTCGGAAATGTGCTTGCCGAATTGGATCCGACTCGCGGCGGGGTGCTCGAACAGGGCCGCGGCAATCCCCCGCGAGAGGTCGGGTCCGGCGGTCGGGGCCTGGCGCCGGTGCTCCTTCAGCGCCTGGCGCGTCAGGCCCCAGTGCACCAGCACATCCACCAGCCAGCAAGCGTTCACCGGCTCCCCGCCGATATGCAGTCCGGCGGGAATGGTGCCCAAATTGCCGATGATCTCGCCGCGCCACGCAGCGACGATCCCCCGATAACCCGGGGTCGGCAGCCGCGGGTCCTGGTGCCACTGCCAATCCCACAGGCGCTCGGCGCGCGCCGCGGGCTCGGGCCCGAAGACCTCGGCGATGCGGGCGATGATCTGGGGGCGGTCAGCGTCGGTGGCGGGTCGGATCTCGATCATTGCGGATTAAGGCAAGATGGAAGATTTCAATCGGTGTCTTAGTCTCTTGTTAACGAATGCGCGCGAACCTCCACCCTGCTTGAGGGCGCGAGAGGGAGAAATGGTGCGCCCAGCATATCCAGAAGCTTGATTACCAACTCACGGGTAGCAAGCGCATCGCCTAATGCGGTGTGCCGTGCGTGCGAGGCGACAGCAATTCCAAAGTGCTCAAACGCGCCATCTGAACTTAGGGCAGACGACGGAATTCTACCTTGCAGGAATAGCAAGTATAACATGGTGTGCGTGTCTAATGCGCGGCGGGATACCGCTTCCAATTCGTCTCTGCCCCCGAGAAAAGCCAATTTCCGCAGAAACGCTACGTCGAAGCCGATGTTGTGCCCGATGGGGGTTACGACCTCTCCATGGAATTCCTGCGCGAGATAACCTTCAATAGCAGCGCAGGCTGCTACGGGGGATACTGCCTGTGATTCCCATGTCTCAGCGAATTTTTGGAAGTTGGCTTGTGCAAACGGGTTCCATTGCGGGGCGGGCGGACGTACATAAACGACGAACGAACGCGTGGCATCGTTGAGTGGAACCAGCCCGACCGCAAGGACATCGTTACGAATTGGGTTGGCCCCCGTTGTTTCGATGTCAATGATCACCAGGCTTTGGGTCAGAAGAGTCGTCATGTTTTGGACCATAGATGAGTGAGTAGGCTTCGGTGATGATCGTGTTCCCGAACATTTCCCAGTGATACATATAGCTTCCGGAGAAGCCCCAAGCAATCAGCACTGAGCCGCCGAGAAGAAATATCAGAAGTAACCAATTGGGCTGGGAACCGTTTGCCCAAAACGTGATGAGCGCGCCAATCAGAGTGAGAACAGAAATCCAAAATAAAACCGCGCTGGCAGTTGCCACTGATCTGTGAAATGTATACTTATTCTGGTATGTTGCAACCAAGGATGACGCCAACTCCCGAGATAGGAAGCTCTTGACGACCGGGTAGAAATGACGCCACTCAAGGTCTACGCCGCTTGACGCGAATTCTTTACGTACTGCCTCAAAGAGCGGCCGAAGTCTCGGGTCGAACGAATGCAAGGGTTTGGGAATGCGAAGAACAAGTGTGAGCGCCACCCTCGTGGCCCAGTTGTCACCCCGTCCATGTACTGACGGCCCCGACCGTCCGATCCAGAGCAGAATGTGTCCAAGGAAATACCAGATGGCAATCAAAGGTATGGACACGCCTATTCCGCTGGCAAGGCTAAGCGCATCAAAAAGGTTTCGCAATCCAACTATTGTGAACTCAGGAAGTGTGTGAAAGCTCCACACCGGCGCTAAGGAGCCCAGCGCAATCCAGGAGAGCAGCAGAAACAAGCTCACAACGATTCCAGGTAATAATACCCCAAATACTTCATAGCTCAGATTGGTTAGTCTTGCGAGCAGTTCGTTCATGGCTGCGGCCGCCCCTGGTTTGATTCGGTAAGGTATCGGTGTCGAGTCACCCCAAGAGCGACTTCAAAATGACTTCATATATCTTGGATAGATCTTCCAGGTCCGCCACCGCGACACACTCGTCCACTTGGTGAATGCTGGTGTTGAGCGGCCCGAACTCGACCACCTGGGCACCGGTCGGGGCGATGAAGCGTCCGTCGGAGGTGCCGCCGCTGGTCGAGGCCTCGGTGTCAATCCCCGTGATCGCGGTGATCGCCGCCCGGGTGGCGGCCACCAGTTCGCCCTCCGGGGTCAGGAAGGGGTGGCCGGAGAGGCGCCAGGTCAGGTCGTAGGCGAAGCCGCCGGTGTCCAGGATGGCGCGCACCCGCTGCGCTATGACCTCCGGGGTCAGTTCGGTGGAGAAGCGCAGGTTGAACTGGGCGCTCAGGTGGCCGGCAATCACGTTGTCCGCGCCGGTGCCCATGGTCAGGTTGACGACTTGCAGGCTGGTCGGCGGGAACCGGGCGTTGCCCTGGTCCCAGACCTCTGTGCACAGGGCGGCCAGGGCCGGGGCGGCGGCGTGGAAGGGGTTGTCGGCCAACAGGGGATAGGCGACATGGCCCTGTTTGCCGTGCACCGTCAGGAGCCCGGTGAGGCTGCCGCGGCGCCCGACCTTGATCTGGTCGCCGAGGCGCTCCCGGCACGAGGGCTCGCCGACCAGGCACCAGTCGATGTGCTCGCCCCGGGACTCGAGGCGCTCCACCACCTTGACGGTGCCCTCGGTGGCCAGGCCCTCCTCATCGCTGGTGATGAGAAAGGCGATGGAGCCCCGATGGTCCGGGTGGGCCGCGACGAACCCCTCCACGGCGGTAACCATGGCCGCGATGGAGCCCTTCATGTCCGCGGCACCGCGGCCGTACAGCAGCCCGTTGCGAACGTCCGGCTCAAAGGGTTCGCTCGCCCAGTCCGCGGCCGGTCCGGTCGGCACCACGTCGGTGTGGCCGGCGAAGCAGAACAGGGGGCTGGCCTGGCCGCGCCGCGCCCAGAGGTTGCTGACCGCGCCGAACGGCATGGGCTCGATCCGGAAGCCGAGGGCGGCCAGCCGGGCGGCCAGCAGGTCCTGACAGCCCGCGTCGGCGGGGGTAAGGGAGGGCCGGCGGATCAGTTCGCGGGCGAGTTCGAGGGTCGCAGACATCAGCCGAGCAGCTCCGCGTAGGTGGACTCGGAGAACCCGAGCAGGCGTGCCGTGCCGGTGTCGAGCAGGGGACGGCGGATCACGGCGGGATGCTCCAGCATAACGCGTATGGCCGCTTCCTGGTCGATGCCGTCGCGCACGGCCGGCGGCAGGGTGCGCCAGGTCGTACCCCGGCGGTTGATGAGGGCCTCCCAGCCCAGTTCCGCGACCCAGGCGCGCAACCGGGCCTCGTCGAGTCCGTCGCGGCGATAGTCGTGGAAGCGGTAGGCGACACCATGGTCGCCCAGCCAGCGCCTGGCCTTCTTCATCGTGTCGCAGCTCGCGATGCCGTAAATGACCATCATCCTATCCCACCTATCCCCAAGAACGGTTCACTGATAAGTTAAACAAGTGCATTAAGAGAATGCTCTTACGTCGTTGTCGTTGTCGTAATCGAGGTTATCGTCGTGCCCCGGATTCTCTCGCACCCAAAAGTGGGTCGCCTGTCCGACTACGACTACGATTACGACAACGACAACGACAACGACAACGACAACGATGGTGCTTGTGTTTAACTTGTTCTTGACGCGTTACCTATCCCCTATCCCAGGCCGCCCGCTCAGATATCACGCAACAACTCATTGATCCCGACCTTGCCCCGGGTCTGCTCATCCACCTGCTTGATGATCACGGCGCAGTAGAGGCTGTGGCTGCCGTCCTTGGCCGGCAGGTTGCCGGGGACCACCACGGCGCCGGGCGGGACCCGTCCGTAGAGGATTTCGCCGGTCTGGCGGTTATAGATCTTGGTGCTCTGGCCGATGAAGACGCCCATGGAGAGCACGGCCCCGGCGCCGACGATGACGCCCTCCACCACCTCGGAGCGGGCGCCGATGAAGCAGTTGTCTTCAATGATGGTAGGCGCGGCCTGGACCGGTTCCAGCACGCCGCCGATGCCCACCCCGCCCGAGAGGTGTACGTTCTTGCCGATCTGGGCGCAGGAACCGACCGTCGCCCAGGTGTCGACCATGGTGCCGGAGTCCACATAGGCCCCGATGTTTACATAGGACGGCATCAGCACGCAGGAGGGGGCAATGTAGGCGCCGCGCCGGGCCGCGGCCGGCGGTACCACGCGCACCCCGGATTCGCGGAATTCCCGCGAGTTGGTGTCGGCGAACTTGGACGGGACCTTGTCGTAATAATTGGTAAAGCCGCCCTTCATGAAGCTGTTGTCCTCGATGCGGAAGGACAGGAGCACGGCCATCTTGATCCACTCGTTCACCACCCAGTCCCCGTCGCGCTTTTCCGCCACCCGCAGTTCACCGCGGTCCAGACGCTCGATCACCTCCATGACGGCGTCATGGACGTGGGTCTCGACATTGCGGGGGTTGATGTCGGCACGGCGCGCGAAGGCCTCGACGATGATGGCTTGGGTGTCGCTCATGGATGGCTCCGGTTGGATGTAGGTAAATGAACTGAAAGAAAGAAAATAAAGCCGCAAATGAACGCAAACGAACGCAAATGAAGATATCGCTATTGTCACAATCACCGGCAAGGTGAGTCCCCGGCTAAGCGCAAGTCAATGAATCATCTGTGTTCATCTGTGTTCATCTGTGGATAATTGCTCTTTCCAGGTTAAAGGCGCTCGACAAAGCCGCGGATGCGCCACGCCGCCTCGATGCACTCGTCGAGCGGCGGCACCAGGGCGAGGCGCACCCGGTCGGCGCCCGGGTTGTAGCCATCCACGGTGCGCGACAGGAAGCTCCCCGGCAGCAGGGTCACCGCCTCTTCGGCAAAGAGGCGGCGGACGAACTCGGTGTCCGGGATCGGCGTGTGCGGCCACAGATAGAAACCGGCGGGCGGGGCCGTGACCGGCAGCACCGGGTCCAGGATCCGGACCACCGCGGCGAACTTCTCACGATACAGGGTGCGGTTGGCGCGCACATGGGCCTCGTCCGACCAGGCGGCGGCGCTCGCGCTCTGGGTCGGCAGCGGCATGGCGCAGCCGTGATAGGTGCGATACTGAAAGAAGCGCTCGATCAGGTCCGCGTCCCCGGCGACGAATCCGGAGCGCAGGCCCGGCGCATTGGAGCGCTTGGACAGGCTGTGGAAGCAGATGCAGTGCTTAAATGCCTGGTTGCCCATGGCCGCGGCCGCCTGGAGCAGCCCCGGGGGCGGGGCGGACTCGTCCAGATAGAGCTCCGCGTAGCACTCGTCGGCGGCGATCACAAAGTCGTGGGTCTGCGCCAACTCGATCAGTCGGGTCAGGGTCGGAAGATCGAGCAGGGCCCCGCTCGGGTTGCCCGGCGAGCAGATATAGAGCAACTGGCAGCGCTCCCAGGTGGCCGCGTCCACCGCGGCGAAGTCCGGGATGAAGCCGTGCTCCGGCCGGCAGGGCAGGAAATGCGGCTGGGCCCCGGCGAGCAGGGCCGCGCCCTCGTAGATCTGATAGAAGGGGTTCGGCATCAACACCAGCGGCGAGCGGCCAGGGTCCACCACCGCCTGGGCCAGCGCGAACAGGGCCTCGCGGGTCCCGTTGACCGGGAGTATGTGGCGCTCCGGGTCCAGGAGCCCCGCGGGCAGCGCGAAGCGTGCGGTCAGCCAGCGGGCAATGGTCTCGCGCAGCGCCGGCTGCCCACGGGTCGTCGGGTACACGCACAGACCGTGCAGGTGGGCGATCAGGGCCTCGGTGATCAGCGCCGGGGTCGGATGCCGCGGCTCACCGATATAGAGCGCGAGCGGCGTCCGGTCGGACGGCGGCGTGAGGCCGGCCTTGAGTTGACTGAGCTTCTCGAACGGGTAGGGCTGCAGCAGCCCGAGGGCAGGGTTCATGGGGTCTCAAGTGCCTGCGGGTTCGCGCCGACGCGGCAACGGTGGGCGAAAGGCCGCTAGTATAGGCCAAGGCCCCGGGCCGCTCCACGCCGCGCTAGGGGAGGCGTCGCCTGCCAGCTAAGCTGCGACGCCCGCCGGAGCCGGGCACGCGATGCGTACCCTACAGCGACAGCGCCCGGACGTTCTCACGGACCGGGCGTCGTTGTCGTTGTCGTTGTCGTAATCGTGGTCGGATTATTCGATTACGACAACGACAACGACAACGACAACGTACCCGCGATCTCGGTCACTACATCAGTTCTGATCGCACCCCGCGGCCGGTTGCCTGAGGACTCGCGCAATGGGTCCCCCTGCGGTGACAATGGCCCCCGCGTCGCCGCCCTTGTCGCCACCAGGTCCGCCCACCCCATGCTTGAGATCTACCACAGCAACCGCCTCGAGGTCCTGCTGGACCACCTGGTCGCGGTGCTCGACCGGCCGCCCGCGGACCCCTTCGGCGAGGAGTTTCTGGTCGCCCAGAACCAGGGGATGGCGCGCTGGCTGGCGCAGGGGCTGGCGCAGCGGACCGGGATCGCGGCCAATCTGCGCTTTCCGCTGCCGGCGCGCCTCGTCTGGGACCTGCTCGGGTGCTGGTTCGCGGACCTGCCGCCCCAATCGGACTGGGACAAGGACCGCCTGGTGTGGCGGATCTTCGCCTGGCTGCCGCAACTGGTCGCGGACCCCGCCTTTGCCGAGCCCGCCCGCTACCTGGTCGGCGAGCCGCGGGAGCTCAAGACCTACCAGTTGGCGCGGCGGGTGGCGGACCTCTTCGACCAATACCTGGTCTATCGCCCCGAACTGGTCCTTGAATGGGAGCAGGGGGCTAGCCTCAAGCCCGACCAGGACCACTGGCAGTCCCGCCTCTGGCGCCTGCTGGCCGCGCAGATCCAGACGCCCCACCGCGCCGCCCTGTTCGCCCGCCTGGACCGCGCCCTGACCGAGGGCGTTGCGCCCCGCACGCCCCTGCCGGAGCGCGTCCTGGTGTTCGCCCCCACCGCGCTCCCGCCCATCTATTGCCGGGTCCTGGTGGGGCTCGCCGGGCTGATCCCGGTCCATCTGTTCGTGCTGAACCCCTGTGACCAGTATTGGGCCGATATCGTCGATGAGGGGCGGCAGGCGCGCGGGCGCGCCCGCGCCCTGGTCACCGGGACCCCGGACAGCACCGCGCTCCTGGATCTCGGCAACCCGCTGCTCGCCTCCTGGGGCCACGGGGGCATGGGCTTCCAGGACCAACTGATCGAGATGGGCGGGGACGAGATCCCGGACTTCCGGGAGCCGGACCAGGGCTGCCTGCTCGGCCTGATCCAGGGCGACATCCTGGCCCTGCGCGACCGGCGCAGCCCGGACCCGGCGCACCGCACCCCGCTCGACCCGACGGACGACTCGATCCAGGTCCAGGCGTGCCACGGGCGCCATCGGGAGGTCCAGGTCCTGCACGACCGGCTGCTGCGCTGCTTCGCGACGCTGCCGGGGCTCAAGCCCCGGCAGATCATCTGCATGGCCCCGGACATCGACAGCTATGCCCCGCACATCGACGCGGTGTTCGGTGCCGCGCCGGCCGTGCGGCGCATCCCCTGGTCCATCGCCGACCGGCGCCTGTCGGCCGAGCAGCCGCTGCTGGGCGCGGTCACGGAACTGCTCGGGCTGCCCAACTCCCGCCTGGGGGCGGCGCAGGTGCTGGACTGGCTGGAGGTACCGGCCATCGCCCGGCGCTTCGCGATCGAGCCGGCGGATCTCGCGCGCATCCGCACCTGGGTGACCGAGACCGGGGTGCGCTGGGGCCTGGACGCCGCCATGCGCGCCGACCTGGACCTGCCGGGCGAGGACGCCAACTCCTGGGCCTGCGGCCTGCGGCGCCTGTTCCTGGGGCTGGCCCTGCCGCCGGGCGACACCCTCTACCGCGGCGTCCTGCCCTACCCGGACCTGGAGGGCGCCGAGGCGCTGGCCCTGGGCGGGCTCCAGGAGTTGATCGAGACCCTGGGGCACTGGCGCCTGGCCCTGGCCCGCCCGCGCACCCTGGCGGACTGGGC
The DNA window shown above is from Candidatus Thiodictyon syntrophicum and carries:
- a CDS encoding AAA-like domain-containing protein; its protein translation is MRFFNNAGPVNCADHYCLDPLHRIDLDAIESLIGQHRYFILHAPRQTGKTSSLLALAHHLNSGERYHCVYINVEPAQAAREDVAGAMQAILSGLGSWARHIAGDPYPGEIWPGVLAEAGAYDAFGEVLSRWAMHSDRPLVLLIDEIDALIGDTLIAVLRQLRAGYAKRPAAFPQTVVLCGVRDVRDYRIHSARSQEIITGGSAFNIKAESIRLGNFTAADVASLYRQHTAETGQSFSPQAIALIWDLTRGQPWLVNALGYQLCFRDPTTRNRAVTITAALVEQAKETLIARRDTHLDQLADKLREPRVRRVIAPILAGDNAPGQLPVDDVQYVRDLGLITTDGQLEIANPIYREVIPRELTYTTSLTITEQPAWYIAPDGRLDLPKLIAAFQVFFREHSEHWIERFDYKEAGPQLLLQAFLQRIVNGGGRIEREYGLGRMRTDLFILWPYGSGQVQKAVLELKILHKGLAQTIAAGLAQIYEYRDRCGADEAHLLIFDRSARAWSEKVFRRSEQFRGVGIEIWGI
- a CDS encoding GNAT family N-acetyltransferase, whose protein sequence is MIEIRPATDADRPQIIARIAEVFGPEPAARAERLWDWQWHQDPRLPTPGYRGIVAAWRGEIIGNLGTIPAGLHIGGEPVNACWLVDVLVHWGLTRQALKEHRRQAPTAGPDLSRGIAAALFEHPAASRIQFGKHISDPMTTILERVGFTAAAGSGSMHRRVSLRHTLQRSLGVPLGRLLGAAADLGLPLGPRPRLPLEVLEGGFDGRFDRLWEEVRGQYPAICRRDAATLNWRYRRHPLNDYQVITVGNRERLRGYCVLLTYDKGRRRWAKLVDLLTAPRDPAALRALIGGALYRLRAQRAERVETFACGDGIAACLGSMGFGPRLTKSGRAQPLLIRALPSAGAGLYVTQGDGDGG
- a CDS encoding 3'-5' exonuclease, with amino-acid sequence MIIDIETTGANPIRNDVLAVGLVPLNDATRSFVVYVRPPAPQWNPFAQANFQKFAETWESQAVSPVAACAAIEGYLAQEFHGEVVTPIGHNIGFDVAFLRKLAFLGGRDELEAVSRRALDTHTMLYLLFLQGRIPSSALSSDGAFEHFGIAVASHARHTALGDALATRELVIKLLDMLGAPFLPLAPSSRVEVRAHSLTRD
- the dapE gene encoding succinyl-diaminopimelate desuccinylase gives rise to the protein MSATLELARELIRRPSLTPADAGCQDLLAARLAALGFRIEPMPFGAVSNLWARRGQASPLFCFAGHTDVVPTGPAADWASEPFEPDVRNGLLYGRGAADMKGSIAAMVTAVEGFVAAHPDHRGSIAFLITSDEEGLATEGTVKVVERLESRGEHIDWCLVGEPSCRERLGDQIKVGRRGSLTGLLTVHGKQGHVAYPLLADNPFHAAAPALAALCTEVWDQGNARFPPTSLQVVNLTMGTGADNVIAGHLSAQFNLRFSTELTPEVIAQRVRAILDTGGFAYDLTWRLSGHPFLTPEGELVAATRAAITAITGIDTEASTSGGTSDGRFIAPTGAQVVEFGPLNTSIHQVDECVAVADLEDLSKIYEVILKSLLG
- a CDS encoding ArsC family reductase, producing the protein MMVIYGIASCDTMKKARRWLGDHGVAYRFHDYRRDGLDEARLRAWVAELGWEALINRRGTTWRTLPPAVRDGIDQEAAIRVMLEHPAVIRRPLLDTGTARLLGFSESTYAELLG
- the dapD gene encoding 2,3,4,5-tetrahydropyridine-2,6-dicarboxylate N-succinyltransferase; translation: MSDTQAIIVEAFARRADINPRNVETHVHDAVMEVIERLDRGELRVAEKRDGDWVVNEWIKMAVLLSFRIEDNSFMKGGFTNYYDKVPSKFADTNSREFRESGVRVVPPAAARRGAYIAPSCVLMPSYVNIGAYVDSGTMVDTWATVGSCAQIGKNVHLSGGVGIGGVLEPVQAAPTIIEDNCFIGARSEVVEGVIVGAGAVLSMGVFIGQSTKIYNRQTGEILYGRVPPGAVVVPGNLPAKDGSHSLYCAVIIKQVDEQTRGKVGINELLRDI
- the dapC gene encoding succinyldiaminopimelate transaminase, which encodes MNPALGLLQPYPFEKLSQLKAGLTPPSDRTPLALYIGEPRHPTPALITEALIAHLHGLCVYPTTRGQPALRETIARWLTARFALPAGLLDPERHILPVNGTREALFALAQAVVDPGRSPLVLMPNPFYQIYEGAALLAGAQPHFLPCRPEHGFIPDFAAVDAATWERCQLLYICSPGNPSGALLDLPTLTRLIELAQTHDFVIAADECYAELYLDESAPPPGLLQAAAAMGNQAFKHCICFHSLSKRSNAPGLRSGFVAGDADLIERFFQYRTYHGCAMPLPTQSASAAAWSDEAHVRANRTLYREKFAAVVRILDPVLPVTAPPAGFYLWPHTPIPDTEFVRRLFAEEAVTLLPGSFLSRTVDGYNPGADRVRLALVPPLDECIEAAWRIRGFVERL
- the recC gene encoding exodeoxyribonuclease V subunit gamma, translating into MVGLFDYDNDNDNDNVPAISVTTSVLIAPRGRLPEDSRNGSPCGDNGPRVAALVATRSAHPMLEIYHSNRLEVLLDHLVAVLDRPPADPFGEEFLVAQNQGMARWLAQGLAQRTGIAANLRFPLPARLVWDLLGCWFADLPPQSDWDKDRLVWRIFAWLPQLVADPAFAEPARYLVGEPRELKTYQLARRVADLFDQYLVYRPELVLEWEQGASLKPDQDHWQSRLWRLLAAQIQTPHRAALFARLDRALTEGVAPRTPLPERVLVFAPTALPPIYCRVLVGLAGLIPVHLFVLNPCDQYWADIVDEGRQARGRARALVTGTPDSTALLDLGNPLLASWGHGGMGFQDQLIEMGGDEIPDFREPDQGCLLGLIQGDILALRDRRSPDPAHRTPLDPTDDSIQVQACHGRHREVQVLHDRLLRCFATLPGLKPRQIICMAPDIDSYAPHIDAVFGAAPAVRRIPWSIADRRLSAEQPLLGAVTELLGLPNSRLGAAQVLDWLEVPAIARRFAIEPADLARIRTWVTETGVRWGLDAAMRADLDLPGEDANSWACGLRRLFLGLALPPGDTLYRGVLPYPDLEGAEALALGGLQELIETLGHWRLALARPRTLADWAGAVNRLLADLFEPDEDEEDLLQPLRAALDQLGRNGAAAGLTAPVGLDILRAEVGAVLDAATPAQRFLTGRVTFCNMVPMRSIPARVLCLLGMNGIDFPRDQRPLSFDLMAAAPRRGDRARREDDRHLFLEAVLSARERLYLSYLGRDQRDNAVRVPSVLVDELLDYCRGAFRFTDGVDLLERLLVRHPLQPFSRRYFDGADPRLWSYRDDWCRAAQAGRTPGSDCFAPLTAAPDAARETDAPVPELELDDLIRFLRLPAEWFLTRGLGLRTPQDEAAVAEVEPFVLDGLTGWGLRQRLLALAGEGRPDSEARALVLAGGDLPHGAAAELLLDAQAGRVAAFRDGLAPYLRDLRPPLDLGLAIGGLRLVGWVDGVTGGGRVAWRLGRQRAQDLVALWVRHLVLNHLAPAGVEPRSTLITESQDQRTGAFGLAVLTLEPVQGALGHLEHLLALFQFGQSAPLPLYPETSCAFARSGWDKKTWDAWEGGFGGGSGESQNWAVRTALRGRDPIDQTFEALAHQVFDPLFAAIQDDGD